The proteins below come from a single Malus sylvestris chromosome 3, drMalSylv7.2, whole genome shotgun sequence genomic window:
- the LOC126616354 gene encoding uncharacterized protein LOC126616354 isoform X1 has product MYFGIKNHKISCFESNSFRRNEQNKEVKQPPLHTVMEDSREILLKSLESSGVCVPDDVSSVKDLTPAALVSICGQSLNLIGRTTPFPTSLPDSSVADQFKLCTDIASGIKSLGYLADLSFHQSLAVNLKREKVGRRRRRRRVTSKVAG; this is encoded by the exons ATGTATTTTggaataaaaaatcataaaataagTTGCTTCGAATCAAACTCTTTCCGGCGAAACGAACAGAACAAAGAAGTCAAACAACCGCCACTCCACACGGTAATGGAAGATTCGCGGGAAATACTGCTGAAGTCGTTGGAGAGCTCCGGCGTATGTGTCCCGGACGACGTGTCGTCTGTTAAGGACCTGACGCCGGCGGCCTTGGTCTCGATCTGCGGCCAGTCTCTCAACCTCATCGGCAGAACGACGCCGTTTCCCACTTCCCTCCCCGACTCCTCCGTCGCCGACCAGTTCAAGCTCTGTACGGACATTGCCTCCGGGATCAAGAGCCTCGGTTACCTCGCCGACCTCAGCTTCCATCAG TCCCTGGCTGTTAATCTCAAAAGAGAGAAGGTGggtaggaggaggaggaggagaagagtgacctcaaaagttgcTGGTTGA
- the LOC126616354 gene encoding uncharacterized protein LOC126616354 isoform X2 produces MYFGIKNHKISCFESNSFRRNEQNKEVKQPPLHTVMEDSREILLKSLESSGVCVPDDVSSVKDLTPAALVSICGQSLNLIGRTTPFPTSLPDSSVADQFKLCTDIASGIKSLGYLADLSFHQCSPWLLISKERRWVGGGGGEE; encoded by the exons ATGTATTTTggaataaaaaatcataaaataagTTGCTTCGAATCAAACTCTTTCCGGCGAAACGAACAGAACAAAGAAGTCAAACAACCGCCACTCCACACGGTAATGGAAGATTCGCGGGAAATACTGCTGAAGTCGTTGGAGAGCTCCGGCGTATGTGTCCCGGACGACGTGTCGTCTGTTAAGGACCTGACGCCGGCGGCCTTGGTCTCGATCTGCGGCCAGTCTCTCAACCTCATCGGCAGAACGACGCCGTTTCCCACTTCCCTCCCCGACTCCTCCGTCGCCGACCAGTTCAAGCTCTGTACGGACATTGCCTCCGGGATCAAGAGCCTCGGTTACCTCGCCGACCTCAGCTTCCATCAG TGTAGTCCCTGGCTGTTAATCTCAAAAGAGAGAAGGTGggtaggaggaggaggaggagaagagtga